The following proteins come from a genomic window of Gadus morhua chromosome 11, gadMor3.0, whole genome shotgun sequence:
- the ankib1b gene encoding ankyrin repeat and IBR domain-containing protein 1 isoform X1, with the protein MGNTATKFRKALVNGDELLSCQLYEGNPQFKEAMDPNTSYGEPYQHNTALHYAARHAMTRLLRSFIFSKDGNPNKRNVHNETALHLLCMGPHILGGEGPLHPRITRPYEDERRRADCLQVILAWTGAKLDQGEYESADINATDNRKNTCLHYAAASGLKTCVEYLVQREADLFAENERRETPCDCAEQHRHTELALSLESQMVFSQAPEAEGIDAEYAALDHRELYEGLQPQDLRRLKDMLIVETADMLQAPLFTAEALLRAHDWDREKLLEAWMTNAEACCQRSGVQMPNPPPTGCNAWDTLPSPRTPRAARCSIPTTPDQICLAPADEDPALCGICMCSMSLFEEPVDMSCGHEFCRVCWEGFLNLKIQEGDAHNIFCPAFDCFQLVPVEVIESVVSREMDRRYLQFDIKAFVENNPAIRWCPRAGCERAVRLNSQETRGSSANPLSFALLRAPAVDCGKAHLFCWECQGEAHEPCDCDVWKLWLQKVSEMRPQELGGVSEAYEDAANSLWMLTNSKACASCKSPIQKNEGCNHMQCAKCKYDFCWICLEEWKKHSSSTGGYYRCTRYEVIQQVEEQSKDMTVEAEKKHKSFQELDRFMHYFTRFKNHEHSYQLEHRLLKTAKDKMEQLSRALCSKEGGPPDTTFIEAAVLELLKTRRILKCSYPYGFFLEPRSTKKEIYELMQTDLEMVTEDLAQKVNRPYLRTPRHKILRAACLVQQKRQEFLASVARGVAPNDSPDAPRRSSFAGGTWDWEYLGFASPESDSENVSEYAEFQYRRRHRQRRRGDMGSLRSNSPDGEDPADPGLGGPEGHGQRRRLADHGSLDDEDPNILLAIQLSLQDSAMPGGWANPPAPAHEASLGAIGTSLPSRLEQSARGLEVLPRSSLSSSELLELASVDISPSQYSAVAVSSSQHHHHHHHHHHQHPPQQRRFSGSLPFPAASRGGGGGGCGGSSTGLFSLSSDTLDSTTCGSHDPSSAAAAEAANANLLGNIMAWFHDVDRPGVALESSASSDTDVDALLPHAAGGGGGGRGGGEGYLEVKRTASAPLSDDAKLREGEERRGVRGGVPGRQTHSERDATAPAAAAAAIATVTAAVERPTQLDLKGRETSSSGETFDVTDAGRDRTCHVDTPQCSSTSDPLASSSSSEWEEQIHTV; encoded by the exons gtCCTTCATCTTCAGCAAGGACGGCAACCCCAACAAGCGCAACGTCCACAACGAGACGGCCCTGCACCTGCTGTGCATGGGGCCCCACATCCTGGGCGGCGAGGGGCCCCTGCATCCCCGCATCACGCGGCCGTACGAGGACGAGCGCCGGCGCGCCGACTGCCTGCAGGTCATCCTGGCGTGGACCGGCGCCAAGCTGGACCAGGGCGAGTACGAGAGCGCCGACATCAACGCCACGGACAACCGCAAGAACACCTGCCTGCACTACGCCGCCGCCTCGGGCCTGAAGACCTGCGTGGAG TACCTGGTGCAGCGGGAGGCTGACCTGTTTGCGGAGAACGAGAGGCGGGAGACCCCGTGCGACTGTGCGGAGCAGCACCGCCACACAGAGCTGGCCCTGAGCCTGGAGTCCCAGATGGTCTTCTCCCAGGCCCCCGAGGCCGAGGGCATCGACGCCGAGTACGCCGCGCTGGACCACCGAGAG ctctATGAGGGCCTGCAGCCTCAGGACCTGCGGCGACTGAAGGACATGCTGATTGTGGAGACGGCAGACATGCTGCAGGCCCCCCTGTTCACCGCCGAGGCCCTGCTCCGAGCccacg actGGGACAGAGAGAAGCTTCTGGAGGCCTGGATGACCAATGCCGAGGCCTGCTGCCAGCGCTCCGGGGTGCAGATGCCCAACCCGCCGCCCACTGGCTGCAACGCCTGGGACACCCTGCCCTCGCCGCGGACGCCGCGGGCTGCCCGCTGctccatccccaccacccccgACCAGATCTGCCTCGCCCCTGCCGACGAGGACCCCGCTCTG TGTGGCATCTGCATGTGCTCCATGTCGCTGTTTGAGGAGCCCGTCGACATGTCCTGCGGCCACGAGTTCTGCCGAGTCTGCTGGGAAGG GTTCCTCAACCTGAAGATCCAGGAGGGCGACGCCCACAACATCTTCTGCCCCGCCTTCGACTGCTTCCAGCTGGTTCCCGTGGAGGTCATCGAGAGCGTGGTGTCCCGGGAGATGGACCGGCGCTACCTCCAGTTTGACATCAAG GCCTTCGTGGAGAACAACCCGGCCATCCGCTGGTGTCCGCGGGCGGGCTGTGAGAGGGCCGTGCGCCTCAACTCCCAGGAGACCCGAGGGTCCTCCGCCAACCCGCTCAGCTTTGCCCTGCTCCGGGCCCCCGCTGTGGACTGCGGCAAGGCCCACCTGTTCTGTTG GGAGTGTCAAGGAGAAGCCCATGAACCCTGTGACTGTGACGTCTGGAAGCTGTGGCTGCAGAAAGTGAGCGAGATGCGGCCGCAGGAGC TGGGCGGGGTGAGCGAGGCCTACGAGGACGCGGCCAACAGCCTGTGGATGCTCACCAACTCCAAGGCCTGCGCCAGCTGCAAGTCGCCCATCCAGAAGAACGAGGGCTGCAATCACATGCAGTGCGCCAAG TGCAAATACGACTTCTGCTGGATCTGCCTGGAGGAGTGGAAGAAGCACAGCTCGTCGACCGGCGGCTACTACCGCTGCACGCGCTACGAGGTCAtccagcaggtggaggagcagtCCAAGGACATGACGGTGGAG GCGGAGAAAAAGCACAAGAGCTTCCAGGAGCTGGATCGGTTCATGCACTACTTCACCCGCTTCAAGAACCACGAGCACAGCTACCAG CTGGAGCATCGGCTGCTGAAGACGGCAAAGGACAAGATGGAGCAGCTTAGCCGTGCGCTGTGTTCGA aagaaGGCGGCCCCCCTGACACCACGTTCATCGAGGCCGCGGTGCTGGAGCTCCTGAAGACCCGACGGATCCTCAAGTGCTCCTACCCCTACGGCTTCTTCCTGGAGCCCCGCAGCACCAAGAAGGAGATCTACGAGCTCATGcag ACGGACCTGGAGATGGTGACGGAGGACCTGGCCCAGAAGGTCAACCGGCCGTACCTGCGCACGCCGCGCCACAAGATCCTCCGGGCCGCCTGCCTGGTGCAGCAGAAGAGGCAGGAGTTCCTGGCCTCAGTGGCGAGGGGCGTGGCCCCCAACGACTCCCCCGATGCCCCCAGACGCAGCAg CTTCGCTGGCGGGACCTGGGACTGGGAGTATTTGGGCTTTGCATCACCCGAG TCTGACTCTGAGAATGTTTCA GAGTACGCCGAGTTCCAGTACAGACGGAGACACCGgcagaggagacgaggagacatGGGCAGTCTGCGCAGCAACAGCCCAGACGGAGAGGACCCCGCGGACCCCGGTTTAG GTGGTCCGGAAGGGCATGGACAAAGGCGTCGGCTGGCG GACCACGGCTCCTTGGACGACGAGGACCCCAACATCCTGCTGGCCATCCAGCTGTCCCTCCAGGACTCTGCCATGCCAGGGGGCTGGGCCAACCCGCCGGCCCCGGCCCACGAGGCCTCCCTGGGGGCCATCGGCACCTCGCTGCCCTCCCGGCTGGAGCAGAGCGCCCGGGGCCTGGAGGTCCTCCCCCGGTCCTCCCTCAGCAGCTCggagctgctggagctggcCAGCGTCGACATCAGCCCCAGCCAGTACTCTGCCGTGGCGGTGTCCTCcagccagcaccaccaccaccaccaccaccaccaccaccagcatccGCCACAGCAGCGGCGTTTCAGCGGCTCGCTGCCCTTCCCCGCGGCCTCCCgtgggggcggcggcggtggatgTGGAGGCTCGTCTACGGGCCTCTTCTCCCTGTCCAGCGACACCCTGGACTCCACCACCTGCGGCAGCCACGACCCGtcctcggcggcggcggcggaggcggcgaACGCCAACCTGCTGGGCAACATCATGGCGTGGTTCCACGACGTCGACCGGCCCGGCGTGGCGCTGgagtcctccgcctcctccgacACGGACGTGGACGCGCTCCTTCCCCACgccgctggaggaggaggaggaggaagagggggaggggaagggtaCCTGGAGGTGAAGAGGACAGCCTCCGCCCCCCTCTCGGACGACGCCAAGCTCCGGGAAGGGGAGGAGCGGCGGGGGGTTCGCGGCGGCGTTCCcgggagacagacacactccGAGAGGGACGCCACTgcccctgccgccgccgccgccgccatcgccACGGTAACCGCCGCCGTGGAGAGGCCCACCCAGCTGGACCTGAAGGGGCGGGAGACGTCGTCGTCGGGGGAGACCTTCGACGTGACGGACGCGGGCAGGGACAGGACGTGCCACGTGGACACGCCGCAGTGCTCCTCGACCTCCGACCCGCtggccagcagcagctcctcggAGTGGGAGGAGCAGATCCACACCGTGTga
- the ankib1b gene encoding ankyrin repeat and IBR domain-containing protein 1 isoform X3 — MGNTATKFRKALVNGDELLSCQLYEGNPQFKEAMDPNTSYGEPYQHNTALHYAARHAMTRLLRSFIFSKDGNPNKRNVHNETALHLLCMGPHILGGEGPLHPRITRPYEDERRRADCLQVILAWTGAKLDQGEYESADINATDNRKNTCLHYAAASGLKTCVEYLVQREADLFAENERRETPCDCAEQHRHTELALSLESQMVFSQAPEAEGIDAEYAALDHRELYEGLQPQDLRRLKDMLIVETADMLQAPLFTAEALLRAHDWDREKLLEAWMTNAEACCQRSGVQMPNPPPTGCNAWDTLPSPRTPRAARCSIPTTPDQICLAPADEDPALCGICMCSMSLFEEPVDMSCGHEFCRVCWEGFLNLKIQEGDAHNIFCPAFDCFQLVPVEVIESVVSREMDRRYLQFDIKAFVENNPAIRWCPRAGCERAVRLNSQETRGSSANPLSFALLRAPAVDCGKAHLFCWECQGEAHEPCDCDVWKLWLQKVSEMRPQELGGVSEAYEDAANSLWMLTNSKACASCKSPIQKNEGCNHMQCAKCKYDFCWICLEEWKKHSSSTGGYYRCTRYEVIQQVEEQSKDMTVEAEKKHKSFQELDRFMHYFTRFKNHEHSYQLEHRLLKTAKDKMEQLSRALCSKEGGPPDTTFIEAAVLELLKTRRILKCSYPYGFFLEPRSTKKEIYELMQTDLEMVTEDLAQKVNRPYLRTPRHKILRAACLVQQKRQEFLASVARGVAPNDSPDAPRRSSFAGGTWDWEYLGFASPEEYAEFQYRRRHRQRRRGDMGSLRSNSPDGEDPADPGLGGPEGHGQRRRLADHGSLDDEDPNILLAIQLSLQDSAMPGGWANPPAPAHEASLGAIGTSLPSRLEQSARGLEVLPRSSLSSSELLELASVDISPSQYSAVAVSSSQHHHHHHHHHHQHPPQQRRFSGSLPFPAASRGGGGGGCGGSSTGLFSLSSDTLDSTTCGSHDPSSAAAAEAANANLLGNIMAWFHDVDRPGVALESSASSDTDVDALLPHAAGGGGGGRGGGEGYLEVKRTASAPLSDDAKLREGEERRGVRGGVPGRQTHSERDATAPAAAAAAIATVTAAVERPTQLDLKGRETSSSGETFDVTDAGRDRTCHVDTPQCSSTSDPLASSSSSEWEEQIHTV, encoded by the exons gtCCTTCATCTTCAGCAAGGACGGCAACCCCAACAAGCGCAACGTCCACAACGAGACGGCCCTGCACCTGCTGTGCATGGGGCCCCACATCCTGGGCGGCGAGGGGCCCCTGCATCCCCGCATCACGCGGCCGTACGAGGACGAGCGCCGGCGCGCCGACTGCCTGCAGGTCATCCTGGCGTGGACCGGCGCCAAGCTGGACCAGGGCGAGTACGAGAGCGCCGACATCAACGCCACGGACAACCGCAAGAACACCTGCCTGCACTACGCCGCCGCCTCGGGCCTGAAGACCTGCGTGGAG TACCTGGTGCAGCGGGAGGCTGACCTGTTTGCGGAGAACGAGAGGCGGGAGACCCCGTGCGACTGTGCGGAGCAGCACCGCCACACAGAGCTGGCCCTGAGCCTGGAGTCCCAGATGGTCTTCTCCCAGGCCCCCGAGGCCGAGGGCATCGACGCCGAGTACGCCGCGCTGGACCACCGAGAG ctctATGAGGGCCTGCAGCCTCAGGACCTGCGGCGACTGAAGGACATGCTGATTGTGGAGACGGCAGACATGCTGCAGGCCCCCCTGTTCACCGCCGAGGCCCTGCTCCGAGCccacg actGGGACAGAGAGAAGCTTCTGGAGGCCTGGATGACCAATGCCGAGGCCTGCTGCCAGCGCTCCGGGGTGCAGATGCCCAACCCGCCGCCCACTGGCTGCAACGCCTGGGACACCCTGCCCTCGCCGCGGACGCCGCGGGCTGCCCGCTGctccatccccaccacccccgACCAGATCTGCCTCGCCCCTGCCGACGAGGACCCCGCTCTG TGTGGCATCTGCATGTGCTCCATGTCGCTGTTTGAGGAGCCCGTCGACATGTCCTGCGGCCACGAGTTCTGCCGAGTCTGCTGGGAAGG GTTCCTCAACCTGAAGATCCAGGAGGGCGACGCCCACAACATCTTCTGCCCCGCCTTCGACTGCTTCCAGCTGGTTCCCGTGGAGGTCATCGAGAGCGTGGTGTCCCGGGAGATGGACCGGCGCTACCTCCAGTTTGACATCAAG GCCTTCGTGGAGAACAACCCGGCCATCCGCTGGTGTCCGCGGGCGGGCTGTGAGAGGGCCGTGCGCCTCAACTCCCAGGAGACCCGAGGGTCCTCCGCCAACCCGCTCAGCTTTGCCCTGCTCCGGGCCCCCGCTGTGGACTGCGGCAAGGCCCACCTGTTCTGTTG GGAGTGTCAAGGAGAAGCCCATGAACCCTGTGACTGTGACGTCTGGAAGCTGTGGCTGCAGAAAGTGAGCGAGATGCGGCCGCAGGAGC TGGGCGGGGTGAGCGAGGCCTACGAGGACGCGGCCAACAGCCTGTGGATGCTCACCAACTCCAAGGCCTGCGCCAGCTGCAAGTCGCCCATCCAGAAGAACGAGGGCTGCAATCACATGCAGTGCGCCAAG TGCAAATACGACTTCTGCTGGATCTGCCTGGAGGAGTGGAAGAAGCACAGCTCGTCGACCGGCGGCTACTACCGCTGCACGCGCTACGAGGTCAtccagcaggtggaggagcagtCCAAGGACATGACGGTGGAG GCGGAGAAAAAGCACAAGAGCTTCCAGGAGCTGGATCGGTTCATGCACTACTTCACCCGCTTCAAGAACCACGAGCACAGCTACCAG CTGGAGCATCGGCTGCTGAAGACGGCAAAGGACAAGATGGAGCAGCTTAGCCGTGCGCTGTGTTCGA aagaaGGCGGCCCCCCTGACACCACGTTCATCGAGGCCGCGGTGCTGGAGCTCCTGAAGACCCGACGGATCCTCAAGTGCTCCTACCCCTACGGCTTCTTCCTGGAGCCCCGCAGCACCAAGAAGGAGATCTACGAGCTCATGcag ACGGACCTGGAGATGGTGACGGAGGACCTGGCCCAGAAGGTCAACCGGCCGTACCTGCGCACGCCGCGCCACAAGATCCTCCGGGCCGCCTGCCTGGTGCAGCAGAAGAGGCAGGAGTTCCTGGCCTCAGTGGCGAGGGGCGTGGCCCCCAACGACTCCCCCGATGCCCCCAGACGCAGCAg CTTCGCTGGCGGGACCTGGGACTGGGAGTATTTGGGCTTTGCATCACCCGAG GAGTACGCCGAGTTCCAGTACAGACGGAGACACCGgcagaggagacgaggagacatGGGCAGTCTGCGCAGCAACAGCCCAGACGGAGAGGACCCCGCGGACCCCGGTTTAG GTGGTCCGGAAGGGCATGGACAAAGGCGTCGGCTGGCG GACCACGGCTCCTTGGACGACGAGGACCCCAACATCCTGCTGGCCATCCAGCTGTCCCTCCAGGACTCTGCCATGCCAGGGGGCTGGGCCAACCCGCCGGCCCCGGCCCACGAGGCCTCCCTGGGGGCCATCGGCACCTCGCTGCCCTCCCGGCTGGAGCAGAGCGCCCGGGGCCTGGAGGTCCTCCCCCGGTCCTCCCTCAGCAGCTCggagctgctggagctggcCAGCGTCGACATCAGCCCCAGCCAGTACTCTGCCGTGGCGGTGTCCTCcagccagcaccaccaccaccaccaccaccaccaccaccagcatccGCCACAGCAGCGGCGTTTCAGCGGCTCGCTGCCCTTCCCCGCGGCCTCCCgtgggggcggcggcggtggatgTGGAGGCTCGTCTACGGGCCTCTTCTCCCTGTCCAGCGACACCCTGGACTCCACCACCTGCGGCAGCCACGACCCGtcctcggcggcggcggcggaggcggcgaACGCCAACCTGCTGGGCAACATCATGGCGTGGTTCCACGACGTCGACCGGCCCGGCGTGGCGCTGgagtcctccgcctcctccgacACGGACGTGGACGCGCTCCTTCCCCACgccgctggaggaggaggaggaggaagagggggaggggaagggtaCCTGGAGGTGAAGAGGACAGCCTCCGCCCCCCTCTCGGACGACGCCAAGCTCCGGGAAGGGGAGGAGCGGCGGGGGGTTCGCGGCGGCGTTCCcgggagacagacacactccGAGAGGGACGCCACTgcccctgccgccgccgccgccgccatcgccACGGTAACCGCCGCCGTGGAGAGGCCCACCCAGCTGGACCTGAAGGGGCGGGAGACGTCGTCGTCGGGGGAGACCTTCGACGTGACGGACGCGGGCAGGGACAGGACGTGCCACGTGGACACGCCGCAGTGCTCCTCGACCTCCGACCCGCtggccagcagcagctcctcggAGTGGGAGGAGCAGATCCACACCGTGTga
- the ankib1b gene encoding ankyrin repeat and IBR domain-containing protein 1 isoform X2 yields the protein MGNTATKFRKALVNGDELLSCQLYEGNPQFKEAMDPNTSYGEPYQHNTALHYAARHAMTRLLRSFIFSKDGNPNKRNVHNETALHLLCMGPHILGGEGPLHPRITRPYEDERRRADCLQVILAWTGAKLDQGEYESADINATDNRKNTCLHYAAASGLKTCVEYLVQREADLFAENERRETPCDCAEQHRHTELALSLESQMVFSQAPEAEGIDAEYAALDHRELYEGLQPQDLRRLKDMLIVETADMLQAPLFTAEALLRAHDWDREKLLEAWMTNAEACCQRSGVQMPNPPPTGCNAWDTLPSPRTPRAARCSIPTTPDQICLAPADEDPALCGICMCSMSLFEEPVDMSCGHEFCRVCWEGFLNLKIQEGDAHNIFCPAFDCFQLVPVEVIESVVSREMDRRYLQFDIKAFVENNPAIRWCPRAGCERAVRLNSQETRGSSANPLSFALLRAPAVDCGKAHLFCWECQGEAHEPCDCDVWKLWLQKVSEMRPQELGGVSEAYEDAANSLWMLTNSKACASCKSPIQKNEGCNHMQCAKCKYDFCWICLEEWKKHSSSTGGYYRCTRYEVIQQVEEQSKDMTVEAEKKHKSFQELDRFMHYFTRFKNHEHSYQLEHRLLKTAKDKMEQLSRALCSKGGPPDTTFIEAAVLELLKTRRILKCSYPYGFFLEPRSTKKEIYELMQTDLEMVTEDLAQKVNRPYLRTPRHKILRAACLVQQKRQEFLASVARGVAPNDSPDAPRRSSFAGGTWDWEYLGFASPESDSENVSEYAEFQYRRRHRQRRRGDMGSLRSNSPDGEDPADPGLGGPEGHGQRRRLADHGSLDDEDPNILLAIQLSLQDSAMPGGWANPPAPAHEASLGAIGTSLPSRLEQSARGLEVLPRSSLSSSELLELASVDISPSQYSAVAVSSSQHHHHHHHHHHQHPPQQRRFSGSLPFPAASRGGGGGGCGGSSTGLFSLSSDTLDSTTCGSHDPSSAAAAEAANANLLGNIMAWFHDVDRPGVALESSASSDTDVDALLPHAAGGGGGGRGGGEGYLEVKRTASAPLSDDAKLREGEERRGVRGGVPGRQTHSERDATAPAAAAAAIATVTAAVERPTQLDLKGRETSSSGETFDVTDAGRDRTCHVDTPQCSSTSDPLASSSSSEWEEQIHTV from the exons gtCCTTCATCTTCAGCAAGGACGGCAACCCCAACAAGCGCAACGTCCACAACGAGACGGCCCTGCACCTGCTGTGCATGGGGCCCCACATCCTGGGCGGCGAGGGGCCCCTGCATCCCCGCATCACGCGGCCGTACGAGGACGAGCGCCGGCGCGCCGACTGCCTGCAGGTCATCCTGGCGTGGACCGGCGCCAAGCTGGACCAGGGCGAGTACGAGAGCGCCGACATCAACGCCACGGACAACCGCAAGAACACCTGCCTGCACTACGCCGCCGCCTCGGGCCTGAAGACCTGCGTGGAG TACCTGGTGCAGCGGGAGGCTGACCTGTTTGCGGAGAACGAGAGGCGGGAGACCCCGTGCGACTGTGCGGAGCAGCACCGCCACACAGAGCTGGCCCTGAGCCTGGAGTCCCAGATGGTCTTCTCCCAGGCCCCCGAGGCCGAGGGCATCGACGCCGAGTACGCCGCGCTGGACCACCGAGAG ctctATGAGGGCCTGCAGCCTCAGGACCTGCGGCGACTGAAGGACATGCTGATTGTGGAGACGGCAGACATGCTGCAGGCCCCCCTGTTCACCGCCGAGGCCCTGCTCCGAGCccacg actGGGACAGAGAGAAGCTTCTGGAGGCCTGGATGACCAATGCCGAGGCCTGCTGCCAGCGCTCCGGGGTGCAGATGCCCAACCCGCCGCCCACTGGCTGCAACGCCTGGGACACCCTGCCCTCGCCGCGGACGCCGCGGGCTGCCCGCTGctccatccccaccacccccgACCAGATCTGCCTCGCCCCTGCCGACGAGGACCCCGCTCTG TGTGGCATCTGCATGTGCTCCATGTCGCTGTTTGAGGAGCCCGTCGACATGTCCTGCGGCCACGAGTTCTGCCGAGTCTGCTGGGAAGG GTTCCTCAACCTGAAGATCCAGGAGGGCGACGCCCACAACATCTTCTGCCCCGCCTTCGACTGCTTCCAGCTGGTTCCCGTGGAGGTCATCGAGAGCGTGGTGTCCCGGGAGATGGACCGGCGCTACCTCCAGTTTGACATCAAG GCCTTCGTGGAGAACAACCCGGCCATCCGCTGGTGTCCGCGGGCGGGCTGTGAGAGGGCCGTGCGCCTCAACTCCCAGGAGACCCGAGGGTCCTCCGCCAACCCGCTCAGCTTTGCCCTGCTCCGGGCCCCCGCTGTGGACTGCGGCAAGGCCCACCTGTTCTGTTG GGAGTGTCAAGGAGAAGCCCATGAACCCTGTGACTGTGACGTCTGGAAGCTGTGGCTGCAGAAAGTGAGCGAGATGCGGCCGCAGGAGC TGGGCGGGGTGAGCGAGGCCTACGAGGACGCGGCCAACAGCCTGTGGATGCTCACCAACTCCAAGGCCTGCGCCAGCTGCAAGTCGCCCATCCAGAAGAACGAGGGCTGCAATCACATGCAGTGCGCCAAG TGCAAATACGACTTCTGCTGGATCTGCCTGGAGGAGTGGAAGAAGCACAGCTCGTCGACCGGCGGCTACTACCGCTGCACGCGCTACGAGGTCAtccagcaggtggaggagcagtCCAAGGACATGACGGTGGAG GCGGAGAAAAAGCACAAGAGCTTCCAGGAGCTGGATCGGTTCATGCACTACTTCACCCGCTTCAAGAACCACGAGCACAGCTACCAG CTGGAGCATCGGCTGCTGAAGACGGCAAAGGACAAGATGGAGCAGCTTAGCCGTGCGCTGTGTTCGA aaGGCGGCCCCCCTGACACCACGTTCATCGAGGCCGCGGTGCTGGAGCTCCTGAAGACCCGACGGATCCTCAAGTGCTCCTACCCCTACGGCTTCTTCCTGGAGCCCCGCAGCACCAAGAAGGAGATCTACGAGCTCATGcag ACGGACCTGGAGATGGTGACGGAGGACCTGGCCCAGAAGGTCAACCGGCCGTACCTGCGCACGCCGCGCCACAAGATCCTCCGGGCCGCCTGCCTGGTGCAGCAGAAGAGGCAGGAGTTCCTGGCCTCAGTGGCGAGGGGCGTGGCCCCCAACGACTCCCCCGATGCCCCCAGACGCAGCAg CTTCGCTGGCGGGACCTGGGACTGGGAGTATTTGGGCTTTGCATCACCCGAG TCTGACTCTGAGAATGTTTCA GAGTACGCCGAGTTCCAGTACAGACGGAGACACCGgcagaggagacgaggagacatGGGCAGTCTGCGCAGCAACAGCCCAGACGGAGAGGACCCCGCGGACCCCGGTTTAG GTGGTCCGGAAGGGCATGGACAAAGGCGTCGGCTGGCG GACCACGGCTCCTTGGACGACGAGGACCCCAACATCCTGCTGGCCATCCAGCTGTCCCTCCAGGACTCTGCCATGCCAGGGGGCTGGGCCAACCCGCCGGCCCCGGCCCACGAGGCCTCCCTGGGGGCCATCGGCACCTCGCTGCCCTCCCGGCTGGAGCAGAGCGCCCGGGGCCTGGAGGTCCTCCCCCGGTCCTCCCTCAGCAGCTCggagctgctggagctggcCAGCGTCGACATCAGCCCCAGCCAGTACTCTGCCGTGGCGGTGTCCTCcagccagcaccaccaccaccaccaccaccaccaccaccagcatccGCCACAGCAGCGGCGTTTCAGCGGCTCGCTGCCCTTCCCCGCGGCCTCCCgtgggggcggcggcggtggatgTGGAGGCTCGTCTACGGGCCTCTTCTCCCTGTCCAGCGACACCCTGGACTCCACCACCTGCGGCAGCCACGACCCGtcctcggcggcggcggcggaggcggcgaACGCCAACCTGCTGGGCAACATCATGGCGTGGTTCCACGACGTCGACCGGCCCGGCGTGGCGCTGgagtcctccgcctcctccgacACGGACGTGGACGCGCTCCTTCCCCACgccgctggaggaggaggaggaggaagagggggaggggaagggtaCCTGGAGGTGAAGAGGACAGCCTCCGCCCCCCTCTCGGACGACGCCAAGCTCCGGGAAGGGGAGGAGCGGCGGGGGGTTCGCGGCGGCGTTCCcgggagacagacacactccGAGAGGGACGCCACTgcccctgccgccgccgccgccgccatcgccACGGTAACCGCCGCCGTGGAGAGGCCCACCCAGCTGGACCTGAAGGGGCGGGAGACGTCGTCGTCGGGGGAGACCTTCGACGTGACGGACGCGGGCAGGGACAGGACGTGCCACGTGGACACGCCGCAGTGCTCCTCGACCTCCGACCCGCtggccagcagcagctcctcggAGTGGGAGGAGCAGATCCACACCGTGTga